In Pseudomonas poae, a single genomic region encodes these proteins:
- a CDS encoding ABC transporter permease, protein MMLNLSPVARRRFERFKKNRRGWWSLWLFIGLFILTLGGELIANDKPLVLSFKNELYFPVFKRYTEQQFGGQLPFQADYRSDYVQKLIKQDGGWMLFPPIPFSEDTPNYELTRPAPSPPSAVNWLGTDDQSRDVLARVIFGARVSILFALALTAISAAIGIAAGALQGYYGGWVDLIGQRVLEVWSGLPVLYLLIILSGFVEPNFWWLLGIMALFSWLALVDVVRAEFLRGRNLEYVKAARALGLGDAKIIRRHILPNAMTATLSYLPFILTGAISTLSALDFLGFGMPAGSASLGELIAQGKQNLQAPWLGLTAFFTLALILSLLVFIGEALRDAFDPRS, encoded by the coding sequence CTGATGCTCAATCTGTCTCCTGTCGCACGCCGACGTTTCGAGCGTTTCAAGAAAAACCGTCGTGGCTGGTGGTCACTGTGGCTGTTTATCGGCCTGTTTATCCTGACCCTTGGCGGCGAGTTGATCGCCAACGACAAGCCTTTGGTGCTGAGCTTCAAGAACGAGCTGTATTTCCCGGTCTTCAAGCGCTACACCGAGCAACAGTTCGGCGGCCAGTTGCCCTTCCAGGCCGACTACCGCAGTGACTACGTGCAAAAGCTGATAAAGCAGGACGGAGGCTGGATGCTGTTCCCGCCGATCCCGTTCAGTGAAGACACGCCCAACTACGAACTGACCCGCCCGGCCCCCAGCCCGCCCTCGGCGGTGAACTGGCTGGGCACCGATGACCAATCGCGGGATGTATTGGCGCGGGTGATCTTTGGCGCACGGGTGTCGATCCTGTTTGCCCTGGCGCTCACCGCCATCAGCGCGGCCATCGGCATTGCGGCAGGTGCGTTGCAGGGCTACTACGGCGGTTGGGTCGACCTGATCGGCCAGCGTGTGCTGGAAGTGTGGTCGGGGCTACCGGTGCTGTACCTGCTGATTATCCTGTCAGGGTTTGTGGAGCCGAACTTCTGGTGGCTGCTGGGGATCATGGCGCTGTTCTCCTGGTTGGCACTGGTGGACGTGGTGCGCGCCGAGTTCCTGCGCGGGCGCAACCTGGAGTACGTCAAGGCCGCACGGGCCTTGGGCCTGGGGGACGCCAAGATCATCCGCCGGCACATCCTGCCCAATGCCATGACTGCCACCTTGAGCTACCTGCCGTTTATCCTGACCGGGGCGATCTCCACCTTGAGCGCCCTGGACTTCCTCGGCTTTGGCATGCCCGCCGGCAGTGCGTCGCTGGGCGAACTGATCGCCCAGGGCAAGCAGAACCTGCAAGCGCCGTGGCTGGGCCTGACGGCGTTTTTCACCTTGGCGCTGATCCTGTCGCTGCTGGTATTTATCGGCGAGGCGTTGCGTGATGCCTTCGACCCCCGTTCATGA